In the Posidoniimonas corsicana genome, one interval contains:
- a CDS encoding 4-hydroxybenzoate octaprenyltransferase codes for MLQTTKHLLSLIRFSHTIFALPFALLAALMAWHVRAFEPPVPASTIAGPLLGGADGPTVLFTKRSVPFDIRWQELLGILLCMVFARSAAMAFNRLVDRKIDAGNPRTAGRHLPAGILSVGQVTLFAVLCSAGFIASTLLFLPNRLPLYLSVPVLLFLCGYSYTKRFTSLAHFWLGAALAMSPIAAWIAIRGQAVMDHPLDLLPAVVLGGGVLTWVAGFDILYACQDYEFDRQAKLNSVPTRLGVPGALRLAAACHAATVVLLALLPLVYPPFGGLYWLGIAAAAILLVYEHRLVSPDNLEKVNLAFFNVNAVISLGLLVVGAIDLMV; via the coding sequence ATGCTGCAAACCACCAAACACCTGCTGTCGCTGATCCGGTTCAGCCACACGATCTTCGCGCTGCCGTTCGCATTGCTGGCTGCGTTGATGGCTTGGCATGTCCGGGCGTTCGAGCCGCCGGTCCCCGCAAGTACGATCGCGGGTCCGCTCCTGGGTGGCGCTGACGGACCGACCGTTCTGTTCACCAAGCGGAGCGTCCCGTTCGACATCCGCTGGCAGGAACTCCTCGGCATCCTGCTCTGCATGGTGTTCGCCCGCTCGGCGGCGATGGCGTTCAACCGGCTGGTGGACCGCAAGATCGACGCGGGCAACCCGCGGACCGCGGGGCGGCACCTGCCGGCTGGGATCCTGAGCGTGGGTCAGGTGACCCTGTTCGCGGTTCTCTGCTCGGCAGGGTTCATCGCCAGCACGCTGCTGTTCCTGCCCAACCGGCTGCCGCTGTACCTGAGCGTGCCGGTGCTGCTGTTTTTGTGCGGGTACAGCTACACGAAGCGGTTTACCTCGCTGGCCCACTTCTGGCTGGGGGCGGCGCTGGCGATGTCGCCCATCGCGGCCTGGATCGCCATCCGCGGGCAGGCGGTGATGGATCACCCGCTCGACCTGCTGCCGGCCGTAGTGCTGGGCGGCGGCGTCCTGACGTGGGTGGCGGGATTCGATATCCTGTATGCGTGCCAGGACTACGAGTTCGACCGGCAGGCGAAGCTCAACAGCGTGCCCACCCGGCTCGGCGTGCCCGGCGCGCTGCGGCTGGCGGCCGCCTGCCACGCGGCGACCGTGGTGCTGCTGGCGCTCTTGCCGCTGGTGTACCCACCGTTCGGCGGCCTGTACTGGCTCGGCATCGCGGCGGCCGCGATCCTGCTGGTCTACGAGCACCGCCTGGTCAGCCCCGACAACCTAGAGAAGGTGAACCTCGCGTTCTTCAACGTGAACGCGGTGATCAGTTTGGGGCTCTTGGTGGTGGGGGCGATTGATTTGATGGTGTAA
- the ubiE gene encoding bifunctional demethylmenaquinone methyltransferase/2-methoxy-6-polyprenyl-1,4-benzoquinol methylase UbiE: MPPAVATGDGVDKSNDRVQRMFGEIAPRYDLLNHLLSLNIDRYWRRRTVRLVPPSGDAPILDLCTGTGDLALAYERAASGRLAITGSDFCPEMLTIARKKGEAAGVNDHVSWVEADAQALPFESDAYQIVSVAFGLRNVADTDQGLREMARVCRPGGKVAVLEFTTPRRQPLRGLYGWYFRNVLPRIGQALARNNSAAYEYLPQSVGQFYEYEQLTERMEAAGLRDVKFHPMTFGVATLYVGTK; encoded by the coding sequence ATGCCCCCAGCCGTCGCCACGGGCGACGGCGTCGACAAGTCGAACGACCGCGTGCAGCGGATGTTCGGCGAGATCGCGCCGCGTTACGACCTGCTGAACCACCTGCTCTCGCTCAACATCGACCGCTACTGGCGGCGGCGAACCGTGCGCCTCGTGCCGCCCAGCGGCGACGCGCCGATCCTCGACCTGTGCACCGGCACCGGCGACCTGGCCCTGGCCTACGAACGGGCCGCCAGCGGACGCCTGGCGATCACCGGGTCCGACTTCTGCCCCGAGATGCTGACCATCGCCCGCAAGAAGGGCGAGGCCGCCGGCGTGAACGACCACGTCAGCTGGGTGGAGGCCGACGCCCAGGCGCTGCCGTTCGAGTCGGACGCGTACCAGATTGTCAGCGTGGCGTTCGGGCTGCGGAACGTGGCGGACACCGACCAGGGCCTCCGCGAGATGGCCCGCGTCTGCCGCCCCGGCGGCAAGGTGGCCGTGCTGGAGTTCACCACCCCCCGCCGGCAGCCGCTCCGCGGGCTGTACGGCTGGTACTTCCGCAACGTGCTGCCCCGCATCGGCCAGGCGCTGGCCCGCAACAACAGCGCCGCATACGAGTACCTGCCGCAGAGCGTGGGCCAGTTCTACGAGTACGAGCAGCTCACCGAGCGGATGGAGGCCGCCGGCCTCCGCGACGTGAAGTTCCACCCGATGACCTTCGGCGTCGCCACGCTGTACGTCGGAACCAAGTAA
- a CDS encoding DUF2617 family protein, whose product MTHRRGCRGERPQAMLAEEDGHVLSTRPKIAELVFQLYGRTLHPELFHAYKRRTIVRGDAEHGGYEATVAITSAGHAIEWRHDGLILTEVATSAQDLLPERRRLMSHSLRGQQNDQVECRGGVTYKVDFSLDSVDAKTFYTFQDEIKLAGAKEGMLHQFDSSGRFGLGALSYVNVQSRDRSMLVQALHTFPDDYAIVKTQSVFKLP is encoded by the coding sequence TTGACTCATCGACGCGGTTGTCGCGGCGAACGCCCCCAGGCGATGCTGGCGGAAGAGGACGGACACGTGCTATCAACACGGCCAAAGATTGCAGAGCTGGTCTTCCAACTGTACGGGAGGACTCTGCACCCAGAACTCTTCCACGCCTACAAGCGACGCACCATCGTCCGCGGTGACGCCGAGCACGGCGGCTACGAGGCCACGGTCGCTATCACCAGCGCCGGGCACGCCATCGAGTGGCGGCACGACGGGCTGATCCTGACCGAGGTCGCGACCTCCGCGCAGGACCTGCTGCCCGAGCGCCGGCGGCTGATGTCGCACTCGCTCCGCGGCCAGCAGAACGACCAGGTCGAGTGCCGCGGCGGCGTGACCTACAAAGTCGACTTCTCGCTCGACTCGGTCGACGCCAAGACCTTCTACACGTTCCAGGACGAGATCAAGCTGGCCGGCGCCAAAGAGGGCATGCTGCACCAGTTCGACTCCAGCGGCCGCTTCGGCCTGGGCGCCCTGAGCTACGTCAACGTGCAGTCACGCGACCGCTCGATGCTGGTGCAGGCGCTGCACACCTTCCCGGACGACTACGCCATCGTCAAGACGCAGTCGGTCTTCAAGTTGCCGTAG
- a CDS encoding flavin prenyltransferase UbiX, with protein MTDQAPIILGVTGASGAVYAVRLLEVLLATGRDVHLAVSPSGAAVVKQELGFTLDLNHLTAADLSPDRTPLLAGRAAIAGAAPTPGELHCHSYHDFMAPIASGSFLTGGMAVCPCSGTTLSAIAAGSAGNLIQRAAEVQLKERRQLVLVPREAPISLTHIDNMRRAAEAGAVILPAAPGWYHGVQNLCDLVDFVVARICDQLGVHNALMKRWGED; from the coding sequence ATGACTGATCAAGCCCCGATCATCCTTGGCGTCACCGGCGCGAGCGGCGCGGTGTACGCCGTGCGGCTGCTGGAGGTGCTGCTGGCCACCGGGCGGGACGTGCACCTGGCGGTCAGCCCGTCGGGAGCGGCGGTGGTGAAGCAGGAGCTGGGGTTCACGCTCGACCTCAACCACCTGACCGCCGCCGACCTGTCGCCCGACCGCACGCCGCTGCTGGCCGGCCGCGCGGCGATTGCCGGCGCGGCGCCCACGCCGGGCGAGCTGCACTGCCACAGCTACCACGACTTCATGGCGCCGATCGCCAGCGGCTCGTTCCTGACCGGCGGCATGGCGGTCTGTCCCTGCAGCGGCACCACGCTCAGCGCGATCGCGGCGGGCTCGGCCGGCAACCTGATCCAGCGCGCCGCCGAGGTGCAGCTGAAGGAACGCCGCCAGCTGGTGCTTGTGCCCCGCGAGGCGCCGATCTCGCTCACCCACATCGACAACATGCGCCGCGCGGCAGAAGCCGGCGCCGTGATCCTGCCCGCCGCCCCTGGCTGGTACCACGGCGTCCAGAACCTGTGCGACCTGGTCGACTTCGTCGTGGCGCGGATCTGCGACCAGCTCGGCGTGCACAACGCGCTGATGAAACGGTGGGGTGAGGATTAG
- a CDS encoding 2-phosphosulfolactate phosphatase: MTSLPDLSVHYLPQFVAEHDFVGGTVVVIDLLRASTTICHALAAGAREVTPFVEVDDLLRAADGRDRAGLLLGGERGGELIEGFDLGNSPRDYTPEVVFGKQILFTTSNGTRALHHARLAAKVAVGCLANLSALTESLSHDVDVHLLCAGTNGHVSREDILAAGAIAYELTNNDRPARRLNDAAESARGEWQELLTTARSADRTADEQLAVELRDTPHGKTLIKLGFETDLALCARRDAAALAPIYDPRSGRITAV, from the coding sequence ATGACCTCGCTCCCGGATTTGTCGGTCCACTACCTGCCCCAGTTCGTCGCGGAGCACGATTTTGTCGGCGGCACGGTCGTGGTGATCGACCTGCTGCGGGCGTCCACCACCATCTGCCACGCCCTGGCGGCCGGGGCCCGCGAGGTGACCCCGTTCGTCGAGGTGGACGACCTGCTCCGCGCGGCCGACGGCCGCGACCGGGCCGGCCTGCTGCTGGGGGGGGAGCGTGGCGGCGAGCTGATCGAGGGCTTCGACCTGGGCAACTCGCCGAGGGACTATACCCCCGAGGTGGTGTTCGGCAAGCAGATCCTGTTCACCACCAGCAACGGCACCCGGGCGCTGCACCACGCGCGGCTGGCCGCCAAGGTGGCGGTCGGCTGCCTGGCGAACCTGTCGGCGCTGACCGAGTCGCTGTCGCACGACGTCGACGTGCACCTGTTGTGCGCGGGAACCAACGGGCACGTGTCGCGGGAGGACATCCTGGCGGCCGGGGCGATCGCCTACGAGCTGACCAACAACGACCGCCCCGCGCGGCGCCTGAACGACGCCGCCGAGTCCGCCCGCGGCGAGTGGCAGGAGCTGCTCACCACCGCCCGCTCGGCCGACCGCACCGCGGACGAGCAGCTGGCGGTCGAGCTGCGCGACACTCCGCACGGCAAGACGCTGATCAAGCTCGGCTTCGAGACCGACCTGGCGCTGTGCGCCCGCCGCGACGCCGCGGCGTTGGCGCCGATCTACGACCCACGCTCGGGCCGCATCACGGCGGTGTGA